The Sesamum indicum cultivar Zhongzhi No. 13 linkage group LG1, S_indicum_v1.0, whole genome shotgun sequence genome includes a window with the following:
- the LOC105174042 gene encoding transcription factor MYC2: protein MDDLIVSPSSSSSILSSVSPHQQLPPTLQKRLQYILQHQPDWWAYAILWQTSKDDNGRISLSWADGHFQGTKEKNPKSGSQPERKKVMRGIQALIGENPDITGPVDGDVTDAEWFYVMSLAQSFSLGDGVVGKAFNSGSLIWLSGGNQLRFYNCQRAKEAQIHGMQTMVCIPTLNGVLELGSDVMITENWSLVQQVKSLFESSSDPINNGSTHALKFPEKTISFADTCLLPNLPDEAAKTTPVLGKKQEQPNSKAQKAQIFSYLDSEHSDSDCQFFLPETVETKRTPKKRGRKPNLGRDAPLNHVEAERQRREKLNHRFYALRSVVPNVSRMDKASLLSDAVSYIKELKSKVEELETQLQRESKKVKTETTAETLDNQSTTTSVDQVGPITSLLEVEVKIVGVDGMIRVQSDNGNYPAARLMDAIRELELQVHHASMSCVNDLMLQDVVIRVPDGLRCEKALKAALIRRLEAQ from the coding sequence atgGATGACTTAATCGTCTCTccctcttcatcttcttccatTCTCTCTTCCGTGTCTCCTCATCAGCAACTGCCTCCCACCCTCCAAAAGAGGCTCCAATACATTCTCCAACACCAGCCGGACTGGTGGGCCTATGCCATTTTATGGCAGACTTCCAAAGATGATAATGGTCGCATTTCTCTCTCCTGGGCCGACGGCCATTTCCAGGGCACCAAAGAGAAGAATCCCAAATCTGGCTCTCAGCCCGAACGAAAGAAAGTCATGCGTGGAATTCAGGCCCTCATCGGTGAAAACCCTGATATCACTGGCCCCGTCGACGGTGACGTCACTGATGCCGAGTGGTTCTACGTTATGTCCCTCGCTCAGTCTTTTTCCCTTGGTGATGGGGTTGTCGGCAAGGCCTTCAACTCAGGGTCTTTAATTTGGTTAAGTGGTGGAAATCAGCTCAGGTTTTATAATTGCCAACGAGCTAAAGAAGCTCAGATCCACGGGATGCAAACCATGGTTTGCATCCCTACTTTGAATGGTGTTCTTGAACTGGGATCTGACGTTATGATTACAGAAAACTGGAGTTTGGTGCAACAGGTGAAATCTCTGTTCGAATCTTCTTCAGATCCCATTAACAATGGGTCAACGCATGCCCTCAAGTTTCCAGAGAAAACCATCTCTTTCGCCGATACCTGTTTGCTGCCTAATTTGCCAGACGAAGCAGCAAAGACTACTCCAGTACTGGGGAAGAAACAAGAACAACCCAATAGCAAAGCACAGAAAGCTCAAATCTTTTCTTACCTGGACTCGGAGCATTCCGATTCGGATTGCCAGTTCTTTCTGCCTGAGACAGTTGAAACTAAGAGAACTCCCAAAAAGAGAGGCAGAAAACCCAACCTGGGTCGGGACGCGCCGCTGAACCACGTGGAGGCGGAGAGGCAGCGGAGGGAGAAGCTCAACCACCGTTTCTACGCCCTGCGGTCGGTGGTTCCGAACGTGTCAAGGATGGACAAGGCCTCCCTGCTATCCGACGCCGTATCATACATCAAGGAGCTGAAATCAAAAGTAGAAGAGCTGGAGACGCAGCTCCAAAGAGAAAGCAAGAAAGTGAAGACCGAAACTACTGCTGAGACTCTGGACAACCAGAGCACAACCACTTCCGTGGACCAAGTGGGGCCGATAACTTCGCTACTAGAAGTAGAAGTGAAGATTGTTGGGGTTGATGGGATGATAAGGGTTCAGTCGGATAACGGCAACTATCCAGCGGCACGGTTGATGGATGCCATTCGGGAGCTGGAATTGCAGGTCCACCATGCGAGCATGTCATGCGTGAATGATTTGATGCTTCAGGACGTTGTTATTAGGGTTCCTGATGGATTAAGATGTGAGAAAGCTCTGAAAGCTGCTCTTATTAGGAGATTAGAGGCGCAGTAG